The following are encoded together in the Nitrospiraceae bacterium genome:
- a CDS encoding iron-containing alcohol dehydrogenase family protein, producing the protein MYRNLRLVPQLIFGRGSINQLGDILTKQRTESGCPVVFLIDAVHEKQPFVQRLPLRANDLIIFVDVGTEPKTQYVDELTERVKAFSNRQPDAIVGIGGGSAMDLAKSVSLMLTNPGSASDYQGWDLVKYPAIYHVGVPTLAGSGAEVSRTAVLTGPVKKLGINSDFTPFDQIIMDPDLIATVPPNQRFYTAMDCYIHSCESLQGTFINEFSRAFAESARDICRDVFLNDCDANVADERLMVASYFGGLSIAYSQVGVCHALSYGLSYVLGVRHGVGNCIVFTQLDEYYGKDVREFQRMIDKNHIDLPTGVTGAVEEAGMNKMIDTALGLEPLWKNALGENWKQIITREKIRSLYARM; encoded by the coding sequence ATGTACCGAAACCTCCGCTTAGTCCCCCAGCTTATTTTCGGGCGAGGCAGCATCAATCAGCTCGGGGATATTCTGACTAAGCAACGCACCGAGAGTGGATGTCCCGTCGTGTTTCTCATCGACGCAGTCCACGAGAAACAACCGTTCGTCCAGCGATTGCCGCTCCGCGCGAATGATTTGATCATCTTCGTGGATGTCGGAACGGAACCCAAGACCCAGTATGTGGATGAGCTCACGGAGCGGGTGAAGGCCTTCTCGAACCGCCAGCCGGACGCGATCGTGGGGATTGGAGGCGGCAGCGCGATGGATCTCGCCAAATCCGTCTCGCTTATGTTGACCAACCCCGGATCAGCCTCCGATTACCAGGGGTGGGACCTGGTAAAATACCCGGCGATTTATCACGTCGGTGTACCGACGCTGGCGGGAAGCGGAGCAGAGGTCTCGCGCACCGCGGTCCTGACGGGACCGGTGAAGAAGCTGGGCATCAATTCCGATTTCACGCCCTTCGACCAGATCATCATGGACCCCGATCTGATCGCAACCGTCCCACCGAACCAGCGATTCTACACCGCAATGGATTGCTACATTCACTCCTGCGAATCACTGCAGGGCACGTTTATCAATGAGTTCAGCCGCGCCTTCGCGGAAAGCGCGCGCGACATCTGCCGCGACGTGTTTCTCAACGACTGCGACGCGAACGTGGCCGATGAACGGCTGATGGTGGCATCGTACTTCGGCGGCTTGAGCATCGCCTATTCCCAAGTCGGCGTCTGTCATGCCCTCTCGTACGGGCTCTCCTACGTGCTAGGGGTGCGTCACGGCGTGGGTAATTGCATCGTGTTCACTCAGCTCGACGAATATTACGGTAAGGACGTCCGTGAATTTCAGCGCATGATCGACAAGAACCATATCGACTTGCCCACGGGTGTCACCGGCGCGGTGGAGGAAGCAGGCATGAATAAGATGATCGACACCGCGCTGGGGCTCGAGCCCCTGTGGAAAAACGCGCTTGGTGAGAACTGGAAGCAGATCATCACCCGCGAGAAGATCCGCTCCTTGTATGCGAGAATGTGA
- a CDS encoding glycosyltransferase family 9 protein, translated as MKILIVKTSAIGDVIHTLPALLSLRHHYPDAHIAWLIEEMAADLITGHPALNRVLVSRRKAWLADLQAGRVLRALREFVRFIRTLRDTRYDLIIDFQGLLKSAIWVLLAKGVRKVGFGRGMHHAELSYVVLNEPVPAVDMNQHAIERELLLLKGIGVPTTGVRYELPISPEHESEAAALLRASGIDDRDRLVVINPMARWPTKLWEPASFAAVADGLEGQGIRVIFTGGTQDRSSIDEICRLMTSKSRRVDGRTSLKTLAAIYRRAQVLLTTDSGPMHLAVAIGTTVVALFGPTAPWRTGPYGPGHTVLRAGISCSPCFKKDCWTTDYEERACMKRLTVDEVVRAVMEKMATAPIAASLN; from the coding sequence GTGAAAATCCTTATCGTGAAAACCAGCGCGATCGGGGATGTGATTCACACTCTCCCTGCGCTGTTGTCGCTTCGCCATCACTATCCGGACGCGCATATCGCCTGGCTGATCGAAGAAATGGCGGCCGATCTGATCACCGGCCATCCGGCGCTGAACCGCGTGCTCGTTTCCCGTCGCAAGGCGTGGCTGGCCGACCTGCAAGCCGGACGGGTGTTGCGGGCCCTGCGAGAGTTCGTCCGGTTCATCCGCACCCTGCGGGATACTCGGTACGATCTGATCATCGATTTTCAAGGGTTACTCAAGAGCGCCATCTGGGTTCTCCTGGCGAAAGGAGTCCGCAAAGTGGGATTCGGTCGGGGGATGCATCATGCCGAGCTCAGCTACGTGGTGTTGAACGAACCGGTGCCAGCTGTCGACATGAACCAACACGCCATCGAGCGGGAATTGCTTCTCCTCAAAGGAATCGGAGTGCCTACCACAGGTGTGCGTTACGAACTTCCTATTTCGCCCGAGCATGAGTCCGAGGCAGCTGCGCTGCTGCGCGCGTCGGGCATTGACGATCGGGATCGATTGGTTGTCATCAATCCCATGGCTCGCTGGCCGACCAAGTTGTGGGAGCCGGCCTCTTTCGCCGCAGTGGCGGATGGACTCGAAGGCCAGGGCATTCGTGTCATCTTCACTGGCGGGACGCAGGATCGATCGTCCATCGACGAGATTTGCCGATTGATGACGAGCAAGAGCCGCCGGGTCGATGGCCGAACCAGCCTTAAAACTCTTGCGGCGATTTACAGGCGCGCACAGGTGCTGCTCACCACGGATAGCGGCCCCATGCATCTGGCCGTGGCGATCGGGACGACGGTCGTCGCCTTGTTCGGGCCGACCGCTCCGTGGAGGACTGGTCCTTACGGCCCAGGCCATACGGTGTTGCGAGCAGGGATCAGCTGTAGCCCCTGTTTCAAGAAGGACTGTTGGACCACTGACTACGAGGAGCGGGCCTGTATGAAACGCTTGACCGTTGACGAAGTCGTTCGGGCCGTCATGGAGAAAATGGCGACGGCGCCGATCGCAGCCTCTTTGAACTGA
- a CDS encoding 3-deoxy-D-manno-octulosonic acid transferase — MQLRWHQQVVLAIFRTGFTLAILLFVIVLFPFWVLIPKRRKTLFKRLGWQDYPRRAPSSPGPVWIHALSVGELLSAGSLIENLRRTIGDRPLFLSVSTLSAFVIATERFRRFCDGLFYFPYDVTYSVRNCLDKVDPALFVLVETDIWPGFLAELRRRGILCLLVNGRLSPESFRAYHFLRMLFEPAFNTFRWVYPQSSGEAERFLALGLEPARLRSAGNLKFDVALSLPADEACTALQQELNIPPGSRVMIAGSTHPGEEDVIRSVFLRLRKEFPPLQLIIVPRRPERGDEVANVFRNDGVQVALLSQPKSSPPVVVVVDRMGYLSRLYALADIAVVGGSFVPKGGQNPIEPAACGKPVLFGPDMHDFPDVSRWLVEAGGAVQVRNEQELFAECRRLLADPQQARVMGDRARGVVTANQGTTARIVADITGLAAGSSPPLSSSLSGL; from the coding sequence TTGCAGTTGCGATGGCATCAGCAGGTCGTCCTCGCCATCTTCCGCACGGGCTTCACTCTGGCCATCCTTCTGTTCGTGATCGTCTTGTTCCCGTTCTGGGTGCTCATCCCAAAACGACGGAAGACACTGTTCAAACGCCTCGGCTGGCAAGACTATCCCCGACGAGCACCGTCTTCCCCTGGACCGGTGTGGATCCATGCCCTGTCAGTGGGCGAGCTCTTATCAGCGGGAAGCCTCATCGAGAACCTGCGCCGTACGATCGGGGATCGGCCGCTATTCCTGTCGGTATCGACCTTATCGGCTTTTGTGATTGCCACAGAGCGATTCCGTCGATTCTGTGACGGCCTGTTCTATTTCCCCTACGACGTCACCTATTCCGTGAGGAACTGCCTCGACAAAGTTGACCCGGCGCTGTTCGTGCTGGTTGAAACCGACATCTGGCCCGGGTTCCTCGCGGAACTCCGCCGGAGGGGGATTCTCTGCCTTCTGGTCAACGGACGCCTGTCCCCGGAATCGTTTCGCGCCTATCACTTCCTGCGGATGCTGTTCGAACCGGCGTTCAATACATTTCGGTGGGTCTATCCTCAGTCCTCTGGCGAAGCCGAGCGGTTTCTCGCGTTGGGGCTCGAACCGGCTCGGCTGCGCAGTGCGGGCAATCTCAAATTCGATGTGGCTCTGTCACTACCCGCAGATGAAGCATGTACGGCGCTTCAACAGGAACTCAACATCCCGCCTGGATCTCGCGTCATGATTGCCGGAAGCACTCATCCGGGAGAAGAAGACGTGATTCGTTCGGTGTTCCTTCGACTAAGAAAGGAATTTCCGCCCCTTCAGCTGATCATCGTGCCTCGTCGGCCGGAGCGAGGCGACGAGGTTGCGAACGTGTTTCGGAACGATGGTGTGCAGGTGGCGCTGCTCTCTCAACCAAAGAGCTCACCACCCGTGGTTGTGGTTGTGGATCGGATGGGCTATCTCAGTCGCTTGTACGCTCTGGCCGACATCGCGGTGGTCGGTGGGAGCTTCGTTCCCAAGGGCGGGCAGAATCCGATAGAACCGGCTGCCTGCGGAAAACCCGTCCTCTTCGGACCTGACATGCATGATTTTCCTGACGTGTCCCGATGGTTGGTGGAGGCAGGAGGGGCTGTTCAAGTACGGAATGAGCAGGAACTATTCGCAGAGTGTCGGCGGTTGTTGGCAGACCCGCAACAGGCGAGGGTCATGGGAGACCGCGCCCGTGGCGTCGTGACGGCGAATCAAGGCACGACGGCAAGAATCGTCGCAGACATTACAGGTCTCGCGGCTGGCTCCTCCCCGCCATTGTCCTCATCTCTTTCAGGACTCTGA
- a CDS encoding DUF3365 domain-containing protein, with protein MRITTIVLGSLLSGLFLVLPNLARADQDLETAKLLIKMVEIGRGVISEQQTLINDPAKGDKGVTAEFVTGQIADRFKKQTNVDLLGPNAHPSIKLLQTMLESQKEVMDGAQPMINKQGVGFKAFLPAVFARRTGATFYKKTGIQVKLTSVAYRYDGNKPDDFEQEVLQVFADPKSPKGQVVSRTSMVNGKPALRVMKPEYAGASCLSCHGNPKGERDITGMRKEGWNEGDLAGAISIVMPAH; from the coding sequence ATGCGAATCACAACCATTGTACTCGGAAGTCTGTTGAGCGGACTGTTTCTTGTCCTCCCGAATCTGGCACGGGCCGATCAGGATCTTGAGACAGCCAAGCTGCTGATTAAGATGGTCGAAATCGGCCGTGGCGTAATCTCGGAGCAGCAAACCCTGATCAACGATCCGGCAAAGGGCGACAAGGGTGTCACCGCCGAATTTGTGACCGGTCAGATCGCCGATCGGTTTAAGAAGCAAACGAATGTCGATCTGCTCGGCCCGAATGCTCATCCCTCGATCAAGTTGCTACAGACCATGCTCGAATCGCAAAAAGAAGTGATGGACGGAGCCCAGCCGATGATCAACAAGCAAGGGGTCGGCTTCAAGGCGTTCCTGCCCGCCGTCTTCGCACGCCGAACCGGGGCAACCTTCTACAAGAAAACGGGCATCCAGGTGAAGTTGACCAGCGTCGCCTACCGGTATGACGGCAACAAGCCGGATGATTTTGAGCAGGAGGTGCTCCAAGTGTTTGCGGACCCGAAGAGTCCCAAGGGACAGGTCGTCAGCCGCACCAGCATGGTGAACGGGAAACCGGCGCTTCGCGTCATGAAGCCGGAATATGCCGGAGCCTCGTGTCTCAGCTGCCACGGCAACCCGAAGGGAGAACGGGACATCACCGGGATGAGAAAAGAAGGTTGGAATGAAGGAGATCTGGCCGGCGCCATCAGCATTGTTATGCCGGCGCATTAA
- a CDS encoding OB-fold nucleic acid binding domain-containing protein — protein MWTIRWVLLMLLLAMTEAHGQMSIGSLRSTVESSNLEVVTLQGVVHLARRHQQQMGGKCGSVAFVLADDTGSIEVAIRRANRLVEPLREGDRVQITAQIEVLRNPDNIPLRVCVEAVAIQHLGS, from the coding sequence ATGTGGACGATCCGCTGGGTGCTATTGATGCTCTTGCTGGCGATGACGGAGGCCCACGGTCAAATGTCGATCGGGAGCCTGCGCTCGACGGTGGAGTCGTCGAACCTGGAGGTTGTCACACTTCAAGGCGTCGTGCATCTTGCTCGGCGGCATCAGCAACAGATGGGCGGGAAATGTGGGAGCGTCGCGTTTGTGTTGGCCGATGACACGGGCTCTATCGAGGTGGCCATCCGTCGGGCCAATCGCCTGGTTGAACCGCTCCGAGAGGGCGATCGTGTGCAAATAACCGCGCAAATTGAGGTCCTGCGCAACCCTGATAATATTCCCCTCCGTGTCTGTGTCGAAGCGGTCGCGATCCAGCATCTCGGCTCGTGA
- a CDS encoding molybdopterin-dependent oxidoreductase, which translates to MTHLSRRRFLTAIGAATTWLAVRPFTAVGGILDKLFGHREVKPTPPITPNEDFYVTSYRSPPTVRVAEWSMRILGLVERPLTLDYAQLLAKPTVSQIVTLECVGNTVADEYISTAEWEGIPLRALLDEAGVSPDAYDVVFRAADGYSDSIRLDRAMAGDVLLAHKMNGVPLPQGHGFPARMIVPGVYGMKSVQWLTEIEVVDQDYQGYYQQKGWSDEATIKTMSRIDVPGHGATLHGLTHLVQGLAFAGTRGIRLVELSMDGGAQWHAATLTPPLSPSSWVLWSFEWAVLNAGRYELVVRATDGSGKLQTSIEQDPAPDGATGLHNITVTVDL; encoded by the coding sequence ATGACGCACCTCTCTCGACGTCGTTTCCTCACCGCCATCGGTGCTGCTACAACTTGGCTGGCTGTGCGACCATTTACCGCGGTTGGCGGCATTCTCGATAAATTGTTCGGGCACAGAGAAGTCAAGCCGACTCCGCCCATTACGCCTAACGAGGACTTCTATGTGACGTCGTACCGCAGCCCGCCCACGGTGCGGGTCGCCGAGTGGTCGATGCGTATCCTTGGTCTGGTCGAGCGACCGCTCACGTTGGACTACGCGCAGCTTCTCGCCAAGCCGACCGTTTCGCAGATCGTGACGCTCGAATGTGTCGGAAACACCGTGGCCGATGAATACATCAGCACAGCGGAATGGGAAGGCATCCCCTTGCGTGCGCTCTTGGATGAAGCAGGCGTGAGTCCCGATGCTTACGATGTGGTCTTTCGCGCCGCCGACGGGTATTCAGACAGCATCCGGTTGGACCGCGCCATGGCCGGCGACGTACTGCTTGCCCACAAGATGAACGGTGTGCCGTTGCCGCAGGGTCACGGCTTTCCCGCACGCATGATCGTGCCCGGTGTCTATGGGATGAAAAGCGTGCAGTGGCTCACGGAAATCGAGGTCGTCGATCAGGACTATCAAGGGTATTACCAGCAGAAGGGTTGGTCGGACGAGGCCACGATTAAAACGATGTCGCGCATCGATGTGCCGGGACATGGTGCGACTCTCCACGGTCTGACCCATCTGGTGCAAGGCCTCGCCTTCGCGGGGACGAGAGGGATTCGTCTCGTCGAACTGAGCATGGATGGGGGCGCGCAGTGGCACGCCGCCACACTCACTCCTCCGCTGTCTCCGTCGAGCTGGGTGTTGTGGAGTTTTGAATGGGCGGTACTGAATGCAGGACGTTATGAGTTGGTCGTGCGGGCGACGGATGGGTCAGGAAAACTTCAGACGTCGATTGAGCAGGACCCAGCCCCCGACGGCGCGACCGGCCTGCACAATATCACCGTGACGGTCGATCTCTAG
- a CDS encoding universal stress protein has product MKVLVAIDGSKFGRWGLEWIAHMPFAAPPQITALHVVDVAALRAPFMVQPVMAGNERYIREEIQRLEERAKKTVAEARTVLASLNIKGKVVKEQGAVAVSILKRAPKRDGLVVVGSRGLDALDRFMLGSVSTHVTTHAPCSVLVVKEDARMLNRIVFATDGSKSSEKALDFLLKRLRPNVLGQNGGQTAIEVDVVHIMPFLKYPEIKQAGVKLVEQTANKLIKGGFVVDEAFRLGKPAEEILKVATQKKADLIVTGAKGMGAVARFLLGSVSTKLVQHSSCSVLVVR; this is encoded by the coding sequence ATGAAAGTCCTGGTGGCTATTGACGGATCAAAATTCGGGCGCTGGGGGCTTGAATGGATCGCGCACATGCCGTTTGCGGCTCCGCCTCAGATCACCGCGCTGCACGTCGTCGATGTCGCAGCGTTGCGTGCTCCGTTCATGGTGCAGCCGGTCATGGCTGGTAACGAGCGCTACATCCGGGAGGAAATCCAGCGGTTGGAGGAGCGAGCGAAGAAAACCGTCGCGGAGGCCCGAACCGTCCTGGCCTCACTCAACATAAAAGGCAAGGTTGTCAAAGAGCAGGGCGCCGTGGCAGTCAGTATCCTCAAACGTGCGCCGAAGCGCGACGGGCTGGTCGTCGTCGGCAGCCGGGGCCTCGATGCACTCGATCGCTTCATGCTCGGGAGCGTCTCTACCCATGTGACGACCCATGCGCCTTGTTCAGTGTTGGTTGTGAAGGAAGACGCTCGCATGCTCAATCGCATCGTGTTCGCGACCGATGGCTCAAAGTCTTCGGAGAAGGCGCTCGACTTTCTTCTGAAGAGGCTGCGGCCAAATGTGCTGGGCCAGAACGGCGGACAGACGGCGATCGAGGTGGATGTCGTCCACATCATGCCGTTCCTCAAATATCCGGAGATTAAACAGGCCGGAGTGAAGTTGGTGGAACAGACGGCGAACAAATTGATCAAAGGCGGATTTGTGGTGGACGAAGCCTTCCGCCTCGGAAAGCCCGCCGAAGAAATCTTGAAAGTCGCGACTCAGAAGAAAGCCGATCTGATCGTCACCGGGGCTAAGGGGATGGGAGCGGTCGCGCGCTTTCTGTTAGGCAGTGTCTCGACGAAGCTGGTCCAGCATAGCAGCTGCTCAGTCCTCGTCGTTCGATGA
- the pfp gene encoding diphosphate--fructose-6-phosphate 1-phosphotransferase, whose product MKQPRTTVGILVGGGPAPGINSVIGAATIRSLLAGCEVFGFLDGFEWLMQGNTSRVRPLSIEDVSRLHFRGGSLLGTSRANPTKKPEHLDKVVSTLTGLGVTRLITIGGDDTAFSALKVEEKAAGRLQVVHVPKTIDNDLDLPYSIPTFGFQTARHIGVGIVKNLMVDAQTTSRWYFVVTMGRKAGHLALGIGKAAGATLTLIPEEFRQRPVQLARLVDTLAAAMIKRASEGRLDGVAILAEGLVEVLDPQGLGGLDHVERDQHGHIRLSEVDIGEVLKREVAKVLAGFNLKTTIVSKNIGYELRCADPIPFDMEYTRDLGYCAAQYLLDGGTAAMVSIQQGRFTPIPFKEMLDPSTGRAKVRMVDVESESYQIARRYMIRLSQDDLADGETMTRCASVVGVSAEVFRTRFNSVI is encoded by the coding sequence GTGAAGCAGCCCCGAACGACCGTTGGAATTCTCGTGGGAGGTGGGCCGGCCCCCGGCATCAACAGCGTCATCGGGGCTGCCACCATTCGGAGTCTTCTGGCCGGATGCGAGGTCTTCGGTTTCCTCGACGGTTTCGAGTGGCTGATGCAAGGAAACACGAGTCGCGTGCGGCCTCTGTCAATCGAGGACGTCAGTCGCCTTCATTTCCGTGGAGGCTCATTGCTCGGGACCTCGCGCGCGAATCCAACCAAGAAACCCGAGCATCTCGACAAGGTTGTGTCGACCTTGACCGGCCTCGGTGTCACCAGGCTGATCACCATCGGCGGGGACGATACGGCATTTTCAGCGCTGAAAGTGGAAGAAAAGGCGGCGGGCCGCCTCCAGGTCGTACATGTCCCGAAGACGATCGACAACGATCTGGATCTTCCCTACAGTATTCCGACGTTCGGGTTTCAGACGGCCCGCCATATAGGCGTGGGCATTGTGAAAAATTTGATGGTCGATGCCCAGACGACCTCCCGCTGGTACTTCGTCGTGACCATGGGGCGGAAAGCCGGCCACCTAGCACTTGGGATCGGGAAAGCCGCCGGTGCGACACTGACGCTCATTCCCGAGGAATTTCGCCAGCGCCCCGTGCAGCTGGCGCGATTGGTCGATACGTTGGCGGCGGCCATGATCAAACGGGCCAGCGAGGGGCGGCTCGACGGAGTTGCCATCTTGGCCGAAGGGCTGGTCGAAGTGCTCGATCCTCAGGGTCTGGGCGGGTTGGATCACGTAGAGCGGGACCAGCACGGTCACATTCGGCTCTCGGAAGTCGATATCGGAGAGGTTCTCAAACGGGAAGTCGCGAAAGTGCTGGCGGGCTTCAATCTCAAGACCACCATCGTGTCCAAGAACATCGGATACGAATTGCGCTGTGCCGATCCCATTCCGTTCGACATGGAATACACGCGCGATCTCGGGTACTGTGCCGCACAGTATCTGCTCGACGGTGGCACCGCGGCGATGGTGTCGATTCAACAGGGTCGATTCACACCGATCCCTTTCAAAGAGATGTTGGACCCGTCAACGGGCCGGGCGAAGGTCCGAATGGTGGATGTCGAGTCGGAGTCCTACCAGATCGCACGCCGGTACATGATCCGCCTGTCTCAGGACGACCTGGCCGATGGCGAGACGATGACACGATGCGCCTCGGTGGTGGGGGTATCGGCCGAGGTATTTCGCACGCGGTTCAATTCTGTTATATAG
- a CDS encoding glutathione S-transferase family protein: protein MTISAQFPQEQSSEGEFIRQEDAFREWVTADGSSDFPAAKGRYHLYVSWACPWAHRTIIVRTLKGLEGVIGMSVVDPIRDDRGWAFREGSGHTLDPINGFRFLSEAYRATDSQYRGRVTVPILWDTVRKRIVTNSDDDLMRMFNSEFERFSGSTMDLYPDRLRKDIDALNAFIYENVNDGVYRAGFATSQRVYEKAVRRLFDALDQLDARLTDRRYLFGPQFVETDWRLFVTLIRFDAVYHGHFKCNIRRIIDYPNLFGYLKDLYQVDGIADTVNFDHIKRHYYITHDDINPTGIVPVGPEQDLSASHGREGLR from the coding sequence ATGACGATTTCAGCACAATTTCCACAGGAACAGTCCAGCGAAGGTGAATTCATCCGACAGGAGGATGCCTTTCGTGAATGGGTCACGGCTGATGGGAGTTCCGATTTTCCTGCTGCCAAGGGGCGTTACCACCTCTATGTGTCATGGGCGTGCCCGTGGGCACACCGCACGATCATCGTGCGAACGTTGAAGGGACTTGAAGGTGTCATCGGCATGTCCGTCGTGGACCCGATCCGCGATGATCGAGGCTGGGCCTTCCGCGAAGGGTCCGGCCACACCCTCGACCCCATCAATGGATTTCGGTTTCTCAGCGAAGCGTACCGCGCCACCGATTCACAGTATCGGGGACGAGTGACCGTCCCGATCCTCTGGGATACGGTCCGCAAACGCATCGTGACGAACTCCGACGACGATCTCATGCGTATGTTCAACAGCGAATTCGAACGGTTCTCCGGGAGTACGATGGACCTCTATCCGGACCGGCTCAGGAAGGACATCGACGCACTCAACGCGTTCATTTACGAGAACGTGAACGACGGCGTCTATCGGGCCGGCTTCGCGACATCACAACGCGTGTATGAGAAGGCCGTGCGACGTCTCTTCGACGCGCTCGATCAGCTCGATGCTCGCCTCACAGACCGACGATACCTCTTCGGACCGCAATTCGTCGAAACCGATTGGCGATTATTCGTGACGCTCATCCGCTTCGACGCCGTGTACCACGGCCATTTCAAGTGCAACATCCGGCGGATTATCGATTACCCGAATCTTTTCGGCTACCTCAAGGATCTTTATCAAGTCGACGGTATCGCCGACACGGTCAATTTCGACCACATCAAGCGCCACTACTACATCACCCACGACGACATTAATCCCACCGGGATCGTGCCGGTCGGCCCTGAGCAAGATCTCTCGGCATCGCATGGCCGCGAGGGACTGCGATAA
- a CDS encoding Maf family protein — MQLILASTSPRRRELLALLNIPFDVRSPSFDEQLKSDHSAVEQVKSFAIGKARSVAEQEPVAIVLGSDTVIEVDHDVLGKPGDVAEARAMLRRLAGRHHHVHSAVGLVSKVRKLELVALSTATVWMKGYEEQTHERYLATGESLGKAGGYSIQGLGGDLIAAIQGDFPTVVGLPLRLVATLLAQAGLRAPVEIETLYTAKPYPNWGRFSNVSPS; from the coding sequence ATGCAACTAATCCTGGCGTCGACTTCACCCCGCCGCCGCGAGTTGCTGGCTCTCCTGAATATCCCCTTCGACGTGAGGAGCCCGTCGTTCGATGAGCAATTGAAATCCGATCACTCCGCCGTCGAGCAGGTCAAAAGTTTTGCCATTGGCAAGGCCCGGTCTGTCGCAGAGCAAGAGCCGGTGGCCATTGTGCTAGGGAGCGACACTGTCATCGAGGTGGATCACGATGTGCTTGGGAAGCCGGGCGATGTGGCTGAGGCCCGCGCGATGTTGCGACGCCTGGCCGGTCGCCATCATCACGTGCATTCGGCGGTTGGGCTCGTAAGCAAGGTGCGGAAGCTTGAATTGGTGGCCCTTTCCACCGCGACCGTGTGGATGAAGGGCTACGAGGAGCAGACGCATGAACGATACCTCGCCACCGGGGAAAGTCTCGGGAAAGCCGGAGGCTATTCGATTCAAGGCCTAGGCGGCGACCTCATTGCTGCTATTCAAGGAGATTTCCCCACCGTTGTTGGATTACCTCTTCGACTCGTGGCGACGCTTCTCGCGCAAGCAGGCTTAAGGGCGCCGGTCGAGATTGAAACCCTCTACACGGCAAAGCCCTACCCCAACTGGGGCCGCTTCTCCAACGTCTCTCCTTCATGA
- a CDS encoding tRNA-dihydrouridine synthase — MNFWTALPRPIIGLAPMDGVTDASFRHTVAVHGKPDVTYSEFTHVHDVCRGPEFLLESLLYSEVERPVVAQLYGKDPALFYQAAHAVCELGFDGLDINMGCPSRNVASSGSGAGLIRTPDLAHEIMRAARQGITDWAKGQSLESAGLKPARIAAIQRMNQRRSQARPVIKRTIPLSVKTRLGYDAVIVDRWIEHLLAEHPAIISLHGRTLQQMYRGEADWRAIARAADIVQGSGTLLLGNGDVQSLADGMRRVRETGVDGVLVGRAVLGTPWFFRQKKAMRDGADQTEDGHGAQIWAPTLESRFEILLDHARRFEALAGQNQFRRMRKHLGWYCKGFPHAASLRARMFQASSVEEVEQALTEHRATASATVEGFSESPVDHVVFAEPLLSRCN, encoded by the coding sequence ATGAATTTTTGGACAGCACTCCCTAGGCCAATCATCGGCCTGGCGCCGATGGACGGAGTGACGGACGCCTCGTTTCGCCACACGGTGGCGGTACATGGGAAACCGGACGTTACCTATAGTGAGTTCACCCATGTGCACGACGTCTGTCGAGGACCGGAGTTTTTGCTGGAGTCTTTGCTCTACAGCGAAGTCGAACGGCCGGTCGTGGCGCAGCTTTATGGCAAGGATCCCGCGCTGTTCTACCAGGCTGCTCACGCGGTCTGTGAGCTGGGGTTTGACGGTCTCGACATCAACATGGGCTGCCCGTCCCGGAACGTCGCATCATCCGGGTCCGGTGCCGGGCTCATTCGGACCCCCGATCTCGCCCACGAAATCATGCGAGCGGCCCGGCAGGGCATCACCGATTGGGCCAAAGGCCAGAGCTTGGAAAGCGCCGGCCTTAAGCCTGCTCGCATCGCCGCTATTCAACGGATGAACCAACGGCGATCGCAGGCTCGCCCGGTCATCAAGCGGACGATCCCCTTATCCGTCAAAACTCGTCTCGGATATGATGCCGTCATCGTCGATCGATGGATCGAGCATTTATTAGCTGAGCACCCGGCTATCATCTCTCTTCATGGTCGAACGTTACAGCAAATGTATCGGGGCGAAGCGGACTGGCGTGCCATCGCGAGGGCGGCGGACATCGTACAAGGCAGCGGCACGCTGCTGCTCGGAAACGGCGATGTGCAAAGCCTGGCTGACGGGATGCGTCGGGTTCGAGAGACTGGGGTCGATGGTGTCTTGGTTGGACGGGCTGTGCTCGGCACGCCGTGGTTCTTCCGTCAGAAGAAAGCAATGAGAGATGGAGCTGACCAAACCGAGGATGGTCATGGTGCGCAGATCTGGGCACCAACCTTGGAGTCCCGGTTTGAGATTTTGCTTGATCACGCGCGCCGATTCGAAGCGCTCGCCGGACAGAATCAGTTCCGACGCATGCGCAAGCATCTCGGGTGGTACTGCAAAGGCTTTCCTCACGCGGCGTCGCTCCGCGCGCGGATGTTCCAGGCGTCGTCGGTCGAGGAAGTCGAACAGGCACTCACCGAACATCGTGCCACCGCATCTGCGACGGTCGAAGGGTTTTCTGAAAGCCCTGTCGATCACGTGGTCTTTGCTGAACCGCTTCTGTCTCGATGCAACTAA